A DNA window from Leptolyngbya sp. KIOST-1 contains the following coding sequences:
- a CDS encoding trans-splicing intein-formed DNA polymerase III subunit alpha N-terminal partner DnaE-N, with protein MSFVGLHIHSAYSLLDGASQLPQLVERAKELEMPAIALTDHGVMYGAIELIKVCKGAGVKPIIGNEMYIINGDISQQQRRPRYHQVVLAKNTQGYKNLVKLTTISHLQGVQGKGIFSRPCINKDLLEQYHEGLIVTSACLGGEVPQAILQKRPDVARKVAQWYKDLFGEDYYLEIQDHGSPEDRVVNVEILKIARELDIKVICTNDSHYISCNDVEAHDALLCIQTGKLLTEDKRLRYSGTEYVKSADEMRQLFRDHIEPEVIEEAIANTLEVAEKVEEYTGILGQPRIPDFPIPEGFDGAPEYMAHVAREGLVARMKAASYGEIEEEYRDRLEYEIEMMIQMGFPTYFLVVWDYIRFARDNNIPVGPGRGSAAGSLVAYAMGITNIDPIHHGLLFERFLNPERKSMPDIDTDFCIDRRDEVIKYVTRRYGEERVAQIITFNRMTSKAVLKDVARVLDIPYAESDRMAKLIPVARGKPTKLKVMISDDTPAPEFKEKYDNDPQTQRWINMALRIEGTNKTFGMHAAGVVISKDPLDEIVPLQRNNDGQVITQYYMEDVEALGLLKMDFLGLRNLTMIQKTLELIEANHGTKIDPDNLPMDDPATFKLLEKGDLGGVFQLESSGMRQIVRDLKPSGLEDISSVLALYRPGPLDAGLIPKFINRKHGREKIDFADEILKPILSETYGIMVYQEQIMKIAQDMGGYSLGQADLLRRAMGKKKMSEMLKHQENFVNGATQKGVAKKVAEELWDQMVKFAEYCLSADTKLLTLEYGPLTIGEIVAKRIPCHVFSVDEHGYVYTQPVAQWHDRGQQEVFEYYLDDGTTIRATADHQFMTETGEMLAIDEIFQRGLELKQVEAPWPKVLRCVQSAA; from the coding sequence ATGTCCTTTGTTGGTCTCCACATCCACAGTGCCTACAGCCTGCTCGACGGGGCCAGCCAGCTGCCGCAACTGGTGGAGCGGGCCAAGGAACTGGAGATGCCCGCGATCGCTCTCACCGACCACGGGGTGATGTACGGTGCAATCGAGCTGATCAAGGTGTGCAAAGGGGCCGGGGTGAAGCCGATTATCGGCAACGAGATGTACATCATCAACGGCGACATTTCCCAGCAGCAGCGCCGCCCCCGCTACCACCAGGTGGTGCTGGCCAAAAATACCCAGGGCTACAAAAACCTGGTGAAGCTCACCACCATCTCTCACCTCCAGGGGGTGCAGGGCAAGGGCATTTTTTCGCGCCCCTGCATCAACAAAGACCTGCTAGAGCAGTACCACGAGGGGCTGATCGTCACCAGCGCCTGCCTCGGTGGCGAAGTGCCCCAGGCGATTCTGCAAAAGCGGCCCGACGTGGCCCGCAAGGTGGCCCAGTGGTACAAAGACCTGTTCGGCGAAGATTACTACCTGGAGATCCAGGATCACGGCTCCCCCGAAGACCGGGTGGTGAATGTGGAAATCCTCAAAATTGCCCGCGAGCTGGACATCAAAGTCATCTGCACCAACGACAGCCACTACATCTCCTGCAACGATGTGGAGGCCCACGACGCCCTGCTCTGCATTCAGACGGGCAAGCTGCTGACCGAAGACAAGCGGCTGCGCTACAGCGGCACCGAGTACGTCAAATCTGCCGACGAAATGCGGCAGCTATTCCGCGATCATATTGAGCCGGAGGTGATCGAAGAGGCGATCGCCAACACCCTGGAGGTGGCCGAAAAGGTCGAAGAGTACACCGGCATCCTGGGCCAGCCCCGCATTCCCGACTTCCCCATTCCCGAAGGGTTTGACGGCGCGCCCGAGTATATGGCCCACGTGGCCCGCGAGGGGCTGGTGGCAAGGATGAAGGCGGCCAGCTATGGGGAGATTGAGGAAGAGTATCGCGATCGCCTCGAGTACGAAATCGAGATGATGATCCAGATGGGATTCCCCACCTACTTTCTGGTGGTGTGGGACTACATCCGCTTTGCCCGCGACAACAACATCCCCGTCGGCCCCGGTCGCGGCTCGGCGGCGGGGTCCCTGGTGGCCTACGCCATGGGCATCACCAACATCGACCCCATCCACCACGGCCTGCTGTTCGAGCGCTTCCTCAACCCCGAGCGCAAGTCGATGCCGGATATTGATACCGACTTCTGTATCGATCGCCGCGACGAGGTGATCAAATACGTCACCCGCCGCTACGGCGAAGAGCGCGTCGCCCAGATCATCACCTTCAACCGCATGACCTCCAAGGCGGTGCTCAAAGACGTGGCCCGGGTGCTGGATATCCCCTACGCTGAGTCCGACCGGATGGCGAAGCTGATCCCCGTCGCCCGGGGCAAGCCCACCAAGCTCAAGGTGATGATCTCCGACGACACCCCCGCCCCGGAGTTCAAAGAAAAGTACGACAACGACCCCCAAACTCAGCGGTGGATCAATATGGCCCTGCGCATCGAGGGCACCAACAAAACCTTCGGCATGCACGCCGCCGGGGTAGTGATCTCCAAAGACCCGCTGGATGAAATCGTCCCCCTCCAGCGCAACAACGACGGCCAGGTGATCACCCAGTACTACATGGAAGACGTGGAAGCCCTGGGCCTGCTGAAGATGGACTTTTTGGGCCTGCGCAACCTGACCATGATCCAGAAAACCCTGGAGCTGATCGAGGCCAACCACGGCACCAAAATCGACCCCGACAACCTGCCCATGGACGACCCCGCCACCTTCAAACTGCTGGAGAAGGGCGACCTGGGCGGTGTCTTCCAGCTGGAATCCTCCGGCATGCGCCAGATCGTCCGCGACCTCAAGCCCTCCGGCCTCGAAGACATTTCCTCGGTGCTGGCCCTCTACCGTCCCGGCCCCCTGGATGCGGGGCTGATCCCCAAATTCATCAACCGCAAGCACGGGCGCGAAAAAATCGACTTCGCCGACGAAATCCTCAAGCCCATCCTCAGTGAAACCTACGGCATCATGGTCTACCAGGAGCAGATCATGAAAATCGCCCAGGACATGGGCGGCTACTCCCTGGGCCAGGCCGACCTGCTGCGGCGGGCCATGGGTAAAAAGAAGATGTCGGAAATGCTCAAGCACCAGGAGAACTTCGTCAATGGCGCAACCCAGAAGGGCGTCGCCAAAAAGGTAGCCGAAGAACTCTGGGACCAGATGGTAAAGTTCGCCGAATACTGCCTCAGCGCCGACACGAAACTGCTGACGCTGGAGTACGGCCCCCTCACCATCGGCGAAATTGTCGCCAAACGCATTCCCTGCCATGTGTTCAGCGTCGATGAGCACGGCTATGTGTACACCCAACCTGTGGCCCAGTGGCACGATCGCGGCCAGCAAGAAGTGTTTGAATACTACCTCGACGACGGCACCACAATCCGCGCCACCGCCGACCACCAGTTTATGACCGAGACCGGGGAGATGCTGGCGATCGACGAAATCTTCCAGCGCGGGCTAGAGTTGAAGCAGGTCGAAGCCCCCTGGCCAAAGGTGCTACGGTGCGTCCAGTCAGCAGCTTAA
- a CDS encoding UPF0175 family protein gives MSVTIPDDIVQSAHMTEDELKVEIAVMLYKQQKISSGKARAWTGLTVIEFQHELAKCGLFINYDVEDLEADIKTLQSLDLL, from the coding sequence ATGAGCGTCACGATTCCTGATGACATTGTTCAGTCAGCTCACATGACTGAAGACGAACTGAAAGTAGAAATTGCTGTCATGCTGTACAAGCAGCAAAAGATAAGCAGTGGTAAAGCTCGTGCTTGGACTGGGTTGACTGTTATCGAGTTTCAGCATGAATTGGCGAAATGTGGGCTGTTTATCAACTACGATGTGGAGGATTTAGAAGCAGATATTAAAACTCTACAGTCGTTAGATCTGCTGTGA